One genomic segment of Hordeum vulgare subsp. vulgare chromosome 2H, MorexV3_pseudomolecules_assembly, whole genome shotgun sequence includes these proteins:
- the LOC123430863 gene encoding G-type lectin S-receptor-like serine/threonine-protein kinase At1g34300 — protein MRPSRGDLGVLCRGFLLLLLPFPSHGKDMPLGSTLTPGGNSAAWASPNSTFSLAFAPSPTSPSLFVASVTYAGGISIWSAGAGAPVDSGGSLLLSSTGDLQLVNGSGVVLWSSGTAGRGVSAAALQESGILVLKNSTGGAVWQSFDHPTDTVVMSQNFASGMNLTSGSYVFTVDRATGNLTLRWANAGSATVTYFNKDYNSTFTANRTLSSPTLTMQTNDIVSLTDGTLNAPVVVAYSSNYGESGDMLRFVRLDSDGNFRAYSAGRGSGTATEQWSAVADQCEVFGYCGNMGVCGYNGTSPVCGCPSHQQTEQRQQGATVSDAVAEEAPGGGARGLDPPIPGPVEDRGSFEKRNVFFHLKKNCGMIN, from the coding sequence ATGCGGCCGTCACGGGGGGATCTCGGCGTCCTCTGCCGcggcttcctgctcctgctcctccctTTCCCGTCCCATGGCAAGGACATGCCCCTCGGCTCCACCCTCACGCCGGGCGGCAACTCAGCGGCGTGGGCGTCGCCGAACTCCACCTTCTCCCTCGCCTTCGCGCCGTCCCCGACATCCCCGTCGCTCTTCGTCGCCTCGGTCACCTACGCCGGCGGCATCTCCATCTGGTCCGCGGGAGCCGGCGCGCCCGTAGACTCGGGGGGCtcgctcctcctctcctccaccggCGACCTGCAGCTGGTCAATGGCTCCGGCGTCGTGCTCTGGTCGTCCGGCACCGCCGGCCGGGGCGTCTCGGCGGCCGCCCTCCAGGAGAGCGGCATCCTCGTGCTCAAGAACTCCACGGGCGGCGCCGTGTGGCAGTCCTTCGACCACCCGACGGACACCGTGGTCATGTCCCAGAACTTCGCGTCCGGCATGAACCTCACCTCCGGCTCCTACGTCTTCACCGTCGACCGGGCCACCGGCAACCTCACGCTCAGGTGGGCCAACGCCGGCTCCGCCACCGTCACCTACTTCAACAAGGACTACAACTCCACCTTCACCGCCAACAGGACGCTCAGCTCCCCGACGCTCACGATGCAGACCAACGACATCGTCTCCCTCACCGACGGCACGCTCAACGCACCCGTCGTCGTCGCCTACAGCAGCAATTACGGCGAGAGCGGCGACATGCTGCGCTTCGTGCGCCTCGACTCGGACGGCAACTTCCGCGCCTACAGCGCCGGGCGCGGCAGCGGCACGGCCACCGAGCAGTGGTCCGCGGTGGCGGACCAGTGCGAGGTGTTCGGCTACTGCGGCAACATGGGCGTGTGCGGCTACAACGGCACGTCGCCGGTGTGCGGGTGCCCGTCGCATCAGCAGACGGAGCAGCGGCAGCAGGGGGCGACGGTCTCCGACGCCGTGGCGGAGGAGGCGCCGGGCGGGGGCGCACGGGGCTTAGATCCACCCATCCCAGGACCGGTGGAGGACAGGGGCAGTTTTGAAAAACGAAACGTTTTTTTTCACTTAAAAAAGAACTGCGGGATGATTAACTGA